The nucleotide window CATCGATGATGAGCAAGCCAAACCCAAGGACGAAGGAGGATCCGGCCTCGATATGGCAGCCTCGATTCTCGATAATGGAACAGACTCCGACGATGGTACATCGGTTTGGCTAGCGCTTCCACCGGATTCATTACTGTTCGTCTTTGACTGTCTGTTCTCCAGGCACAGTTCCAGGATTCTTTGCACCTTGACCTCAATATCACCcacctgtttttgttttttttgttttttcgatttttcaaatgttttttgaacattttgaattcgaaaaaaaaaggcgtggttataaaatgaaaagaagataATCATAGAAATAGAGGTGATTGTATATAGGGGAATGGATAGAAAAGTGGGTCATGAGGGCCACCTGTCGTTCGACGTTGACGATGCGGGAGGCCAAACAGTACTTGTTGTCGTAAATGTCCTTGCCTTTGGACGATGAGCCTTGTTTGCCCAGGATCTGGTCCAGTCTGACGACAGCCACCATCCCCCATATTCAAACAAACATCACCAGaccgtttttttaaatcacacAGTGATCATAGAAGAAAGGGGACTTTAACAGAAAAGCAAATGTTGAAATATCTAAAGCAATATTACCTGGCTTGTAATGCTTTTACTCGCCCCAAGAGATCAACGTGACCAGCCGAGTACTGTTCAATGACGTCTTTAACGTCATATGGCTTGAGAGCCTCCTTGAATTTGCGTCGGGCCACAAGGAACTTCATCTAATTTTGCAAGCCATTCAATAAGTATACGTAAGGACGTATTCAAGTGCACAAGTGCTTTTAAACATCaagcaacacacacacacacacatgtaaGGACACACAACGTCTGATCCTGACAAGTCATGCATTATGCAAAACTGGCCCGCTATAGGACCCTTTCGCCACTCACTTTGCGGATAGCACGGATTGCCATACGATATTGTGGAGTCAGCTGGGTGTAGCGGACGGGATGCTCCTCATCTTCGTCTAGTGATTGGGAAGATAATGGGATCAAAGGCGATtccatttcaaaaagaaaacaaacataaaagaTTAAGATTTTAGTCGATGTTTTGACTCTTAATAAAGCAATCAATAACCGGATGAATTGCGGCTGCTCTCGTGAACGGGCTTCCGATTGATGCCGTTGTTCGTGATTTGAGCGCCgtattcatttgtttcgtGAATTTGTCCCGAGATGGCACAACCAGCAAGGTTGGCCGAAGCCATGGCTATTTTGTGCGCCGGCGGAGGAGCTTTCGCCCGCCGGATTGTTGGCAACCTTGTCATCACGAATGACGTATTGTGTTTGTACctaaaagacaagaaaaaagaaaaatgaaattgttgaaTGAAACGATCCCTTTTCCcgcttaaagaaaaaatctcaCGAGCTAGGACTGGGCATGTGAACCTTCCAAGTGGCAACGGAGCGGAAGAGTCCGTCCGCAGCGCAACATCTCCACAAACACTGGATCAAAGAGGCGGCTGGTTGACGCCGTCCTAAACAAAGCGGGAAAAATTGGACGGGCGGGATCAAGCTCGTGCTGATTAGAATGAAACGTTTCCGGATATTGAAGCCTTACTGATCATGTGCTTTTGtcgctgttgttgctgaactTTTAAAGCGAATCCGGATCCTAAAATGCCCTGCAAATCAACCACCCCAAAGAGAATAAGGAATATTTACGTTGTTCTCGAGCAGATGTTCATTTGCAAACGCTTTAGACTTTTACTTGAATTCACGTTCATGACTTACGGAGGGTAGCGCAAAGAAACAGATTCCCATAAGGGCACAACCGGAAGCAATTAGTTTGCCTTGCCAAGTGATTGGAAAAGCATCACCGTAGCCCACTGTTGACAGCGTGATCTAAAACAATTGAGATCGCCAATATGCGTTCAAACATTCCCTTTACGATTTGATTTTGGAACTTACAACTCCCCACCAGAGGGCGTCGGCGAAATTGCTAAATTTGTCCGGATTGGCTTCTTTTTCGGCCAGGTACATGAGGAACGAAGAGAAAATAAGCGCCAAAAATCCGATATATACAGTCGTGAACAGCTCCTGCGCGTGGTGCGTCGATAGGGTACGTATCCGTTATCGAATGATGTCATTGTAACGAATTATTGATATACCTGACGATGGGCGTAGACGACGGAACCGAGGAGCTTCCACGTGCCTCCGCGACGATCCATGCGCACCATGCGGAGAATCTGGAAGAAGCGGAGGCCACGGAGGGCAGATGTTGCGAAGACCTGGCCGCCGCTCCCCAGCGAAATAACGACGACGCTGGCCACGATGGTCACGACATCTAACACGATCAAATATAGAAACACGTTGTCAACATCGTTCGTCTCAATCACGACGCAAAGATCGTAATCGTTCAAATTATTTTCGAGCAAAATAGTTTTCAGTCCTTGTACTTTTGCCGATTTTTCATCGTCTTGCCGCTTGTTTACACGCAGTCACGACCTTAACGGTGCCACTGGAACAGAAACAGACACACGCGCCGTTAAAGTACGAGGGGGAAAAGCGACCACCATCGTAGcgctgtttttcttctctgtgTATTCGTTTTGTGTCTACGTTGTTGCCGGAAATTTAGCACCCTGTCGCCCTTTTGGAACTCACCGATCACGCAGAAAGGCCGCCGTAAAAACTTCAAACGGCCGAGAAATCCCTGGTAGCGTGAACGGCAGCCGGACGACCATAACCTGCGCAGATGAAACAAGCCGTTAAAATGTTATGtacggaaaaagaaaattgttttcattattattcGAATTAGATAACATCAGATAACGAGCAAATGTATTTGGCTACTTTTCGTTTGACTGGAACGTCGTTAACTAACAATATacgcattaaaaaaaagggagggcaAAGAAAGACGGCCCGCATATAGTAATATAACCAAGAGGCTGACTGTGCCAAAATAGTTTTGCGTTTCCGTCATTCCACGGCGAAGAGTGATCAACAATTAACAACTAGATTTTTGAAGGAATGGAACGACATTTGTTCCACGTAGCGACAGCGGGTCAAAAATGTGTATTCGCCTGATGGGCGGTTGCCAAAAGAGAAACGTAAGAAACCATGACCGgtcattaaaaaaagaagaagaagaatgagaATCTTACCGGAAAACAAATTCGACTGTGAACCAGAAAACGACCAATCCTTCCATATAGAGAAGGGCTACATCGGCCGATTCCTGGAATTCTTCGATGGTCGAAAAGACGCTTAAAGCCAAACAGGCAAAAACCATCACGAACCTGCCAAACACATGCCAAAAGAGACAGACATTCCAAATAAATATTGAATTGAAAAGAGGCaagaaaagacaaacaaaCGCGAGAGAAGATGTCACCACAAATCAACACGTAACAGGAGGAGGACGTCGTGACATCACTTCCACACCAATCGTGTGTactgtatacacacacagtcAGTGAGCTTTCATCAACAACTATTTCGATGTCAatgaatcgaaaaaaaaagaaagaacaaaagaa belongs to Daphnia magna isolate NIES linkage group LG1, ASM2063170v1.1, whole genome shotgun sequence and includes:
- the LOC116929853 gene encoding potassium voltage-gated channel subfamily KQT member 4 isoform X2; this translates as MVFACLALSVFSTIEEFQESADVALLYMEGLVVFWFTVEFVFRLWSSGCRSRYQGFLGRLKFLRRPFCVIDVVTIVASVVVISLGSGGQVFATSALRGLRFFQILRMVRMDRRGGTWKLLGSVVYAHRQELFTTVYIGFLALIFSSFLMYLAEKEANPDKFSNFADALWWGVITLSTVGYGDAFPITWQGKLIASGCALMGICFFALPSGILGSGFALKVQQQQRQKHMIRRRQPAASLIQCLWRCCAADGLFRSVATWKVHMPSPSSYKHNTSFVMTRLPTIRRAKAPPPAHKIAMASANLAGCAISGQIHETNEYGAQITNNGINRKPVHESSRNSSDEDEEHPVRYTQLTPQYRMAIRAIRKMKFLVARRKFKEALKPYDVKDVIEQYSAGHVDLLGRVKALQARLDQILGKQGSSSKGKDIYDNKYCLASRIVNVERQVGDIEVKVQRILELCLENRQSKTNSNESGGSASQTDVPSSESVPLSRIEAAISRPDPPSSLGLACSSSMSHPLTLQAPLKPILVLDRGHETPANMTDAHHHQEQQQGQEEHEQQHQASPVKKRVTLQSL
- the LOC116929853 gene encoding potassium voltage-gated channel subfamily KQT member 4 isoform X1, whose translation is MDARYRKWQTRLYNFLERPRGSKAIAYHVVVFVMVFACLALSVFSTIEEFQESADVALLYMEGLVVFWFTVEFVFRLWSSGCRSRYQGFLGRLKFLRRPFCVIDVVTIVASVVVISLGSGGQVFATSALRGLRFFQILRMVRMDRRGGTWKLLGSVVYAHRQELFTTVYIGFLALIFSSFLMYLAEKEANPDKFSNFADALWWGVITLSTVGYGDAFPITWQGKLIASGCALMGICFFALPSGILGSGFALKVQQQQRQKHMIRRRQPAASLIQCLWRCCAADGLFRSVATWKVHMPSPSSYKHNTSFVMTRLPTIRRAKAPPPAHKIAMASANLAGCAISGQIHETNEYGAQITNNGINRKPVHESSRNSSDEDEEHPVRYTQLTPQYRMAIRAIRKMKFLVARRKFKEALKPYDVKDVIEQYSAGHVDLLGRVKALQARLDQILGKQGSSSKGKDIYDNKYCLASRIVNVERQVGDIEVKVQRILELCLENRQSKTNSNESGGSASQTDVPSSESVPLSRIEAAISRPDPPSSLGLACSSSMSHPLTLQAPLKPILVLDRGHETPANMTDAHHHQEQQQGQEEHEQQHQASPVKKRVTLQSL